A region of Neovison vison isolate M4711 chromosome 7, ASM_NN_V1, whole genome shotgun sequence DNA encodes the following proteins:
- the B3GNT8 gene encoding UDP-GlcNAc:betaGal beta-1,3-N-acetylglucosaminyltransferase 8 gives MRCPKCLLCLSALLTLLGLKVYIEWTSESRLSKAYQGPQDTPPGPTPASPEPTLPANLSARLGHTGPLPSAYWNQQQWRMGSLPGGDSAEAGGCQAWGAAAAAEIPDFKSYPKGLRRFLLSAACRSFPPWRPGSGGGQVASCSGTDVPYLLLAVKSEPGRFAERQAVRETWGGPAPGVRLLFLLGSPAGEGGPDLSSLVAWESRRYGDLLLWDFLDVPFNRTLKDLLLLAWLGEHCPGVSFVLQAPDDAFVRTPALLEHLQGLPPSWARGLYLGEVFTQAKPLRKPRGPFYVPQSFFKGHYPAYASGGGYVIAGRLAPWLLQAAARVAPFPFDDVYTGLCFRALGLAPRDHKGFRTAWPADQTADPCTFRDLLLVQPLSPQNSIRLWKQLQDPQFHC, from the coding sequence ATGCGCTGCCCCAAGTGCCTTCTCTGCCTGTCAGCGCTGCTCACGCTCCTGGGCCTCAAGGTGTACATCGAGTGGACATCCGAGTCTCGGCTCAGCAAAGCCTACCAGGGACCCCAAGACACCCCACCAGGCCCCACACCCGCCAGCCCCGAGCCCACCCTGCCGGCTAACCTCTCTGCCCGTCTGGGCCACACTGGCCCGCTGCCCTCGGCTTACTGGAACCAGCAGCAGTGGCGGATGGGGTCCCTGCCCGGTGGGGACAGTGCAGAGGCAGGGGGCTGCCAGGCTTGGGGGGCGGCCGCGGCCGCTGAAATCCCAGACTTCAAGTCCTACCCTAAGGGCCTCCGCCGCTTCCTGCTATCGGCGGCCTGCCGGAGCTTCCCACCCTGGCGGCCTGGGAGTGGCGGTGGCCAAGTGGCCAGCTGCTCAGGCACCGATGTCCCCTACCTGCTGCTGGCTGTGAAGTCGGAACCGGGGCGCTTTGCGGAACGGCAGGCCGTGAGGGAGACATGGGGCGGCCCCGCTCCAGGAGTCCGGCTGCTCTTCCTGCTGGGGTCTCCCGCGGGTGAGGGGGGGCCTGACCTGAGCTCACTGGTGGCCTGGGAAAGCCGCCGCTACGGTGACCTGCTGCTCTGGGACTTCCTCGACGTCCCCTTCAATCGGACACTCAAAGACTTGCTGTTGCTGGCCTGGCTGGGCGAGCACTGCCCGGGCGTCAGCTTTGTGCTACAGGCTCCAGATGACGCCTTCGTGCGCACACCGGCCCTCCTGGAGCACCTGCAGGGCCTGCCGCCCAGCTGGGCCAGAGGACTCTACCTGGGGGAGGTCTTCACCCAGGCCAAGCCCCTCCGGAAGCCTAGAGGGCCCTTCTATGTGCCCCAGTCCTTCTTTAAAGGTCACTACCCAGCCTATGCAAGTGGGGGTGGCTATGTCATCGCCGGGCGCCTGGCCCCCTGGCTGCTGCAGGCGGCGGCCCGTGTGGCCCCCTTCCCCTTCGACGACGTCTACACTGGCCTGTGCTTCCgtgccctgggcctggccccCAGGGATCACAAAGGCTTCCGCACAGCCTGGCCAGCAGACCAAACAGCCGACCCCTGCACCTTCCGGGACTTGCTGTTGGTGCAGCCCCTCAGCCCCCAAAACAGCATTCGGCTCTGGAAGCAGCTGCAGGACCCCCAGTTCCATTGCTGA
- the DMAC2 gene encoding distal membrane-arm assembly complex protein 2 isoform X2 translates to MAAPRVPLHLMAPVWNRDTRGIHGLSKAVAPEGSRRKGRSLLQFLADHFYDVQALREYLLRKQVLKVHQKNRPFTHIKERFGPHAAGAYFILKQGGAVKFQGKEWIRPNTRGRFSLDFLTFPEVPVEAVDASGSAINYHGLDNLLALKELQSLWLRRCPHVDDWCLSRLHPLANSLQELSLAGCPRISERGLACLHHLQNLRRLDISDLPAVSNPGLTQILVEEMLPNCEVLGADWTQGLGLGPEEQSQDAASPIPA, encoded by the exons ATGGCGGCACCCAGGGTG cccctgcaccTAATGGCACCAGTATGGAACCGGGATACCAGGGGCATCCATGGCCTAAGCAAGGCTGTGGCCCCAGAGGGCAGTCGGAGGAAGGGGAGGTCCCTGCTCCAGTTCCTGGCTGACCACTTCTATGACGTGCAGGCCCTCAGGGAGTACCTGCTCCGAAAGCAGGTATTGAAGGTGCACCAGAAAAATCG GCCCTTCACCCACATCAAGGAGCGCTTTGGTCCCCACGCCGCGGGTGCCTATTTCATCCTGAAGCAGGGCGGTGCAGTCAA GTTTCAGGGCAAGGAATGGATCCGGCCAAACACGCGTGGCCGCTTCTCTCTTGACTTCCTGACCTTCCCAGAGGTGCCTGTAGAGGCAGTCGATGCCAGCGGCAGTGCCATCAACTACCACGGCCTGGACAACCTCT TGGCCCTGAAGGAGCTCCAGTCCCTGTGGCTGCGGCGCTGCCCCCACGTGGATGACTGGTGTCTCAGCCGCCTCCACCCGCTGGCCAACTCATTGCAGGAGCTCTCCCTGGCCGGTTGTCCCCGAATCTCTGAACGGGGCCTTGCCTGCCTCCACCACCTCCA GAACCTCCGCAGGCTGGACATCTCCGACCTCCCTGCTGTGTCCAACCCAGGCCTCACGCAGATCCTGGTGGAAGAGATGTTGCCCAACTGCGAGGTTCTGGGGGCTGACTGGACCCAGGGCCTCGGGTTGGGGCCAGAGGAGCAGTCTCAGGACGCAGCCAGCCCCATCCCTGCCTAG
- the DMAC2 gene encoding distal membrane-arm assembly complex protein 2 isoform X1, with translation MGKLLIFMENQREVGGEGQEPKDEYECSKPLHLMAPVWNRDTRGIHGLSKAVAPEGSRRKGRSLLQFLADHFYDVQALREYLLRKQVLKVHQKNRPFTHIKERFGPHAAGAYFILKQGGAVKFQGKEWIRPNTRGRFSLDFLTFPEVPVEAVDASGSAINYHGLDNLLALKELQSLWLRRCPHVDDWCLSRLHPLANSLQELSLAGCPRISERGLACLHHLQNLRRLDISDLPAVSNPGLTQILVEEMLPNCEVLGADWTQGLGLGPEEQSQDAASPIPA, from the exons ATGGGAAAATTACTCATTTTTATGGAAAACCAAAGGGAAGTTGGAGGTGAGGGACAGGAGCCAAAAGATGAATATGAGTGTTCCAAG cccctgcaccTAATGGCACCAGTATGGAACCGGGATACCAGGGGCATCCATGGCCTAAGCAAGGCTGTGGCCCCAGAGGGCAGTCGGAGGAAGGGGAGGTCCCTGCTCCAGTTCCTGGCTGACCACTTCTATGACGTGCAGGCCCTCAGGGAGTACCTGCTCCGAAAGCAGGTATTGAAGGTGCACCAGAAAAATCG GCCCTTCACCCACATCAAGGAGCGCTTTGGTCCCCACGCCGCGGGTGCCTATTTCATCCTGAAGCAGGGCGGTGCAGTCAA GTTTCAGGGCAAGGAATGGATCCGGCCAAACACGCGTGGCCGCTTCTCTCTTGACTTCCTGACCTTCCCAGAGGTGCCTGTAGAGGCAGTCGATGCCAGCGGCAGTGCCATCAACTACCACGGCCTGGACAACCTCT TGGCCCTGAAGGAGCTCCAGTCCCTGTGGCTGCGGCGCTGCCCCCACGTGGATGACTGGTGTCTCAGCCGCCTCCACCCGCTGGCCAACTCATTGCAGGAGCTCTCCCTGGCCGGTTGTCCCCGAATCTCTGAACGGGGCCTTGCCTGCCTCCACCACCTCCA GAACCTCCGCAGGCTGGACATCTCCGACCTCCCTGCTGTGTCCAACCCAGGCCTCACGCAGATCCTGGTGGAAGAGATGTTGCCCAACTGCGAGGTTCTGGGGGCTGACTGGACCCAGGGCCTCGGGTTGGGGCCAGAGGAGCAGTCTCAGGACGCAGCCAGCCCCATCCCTGCCTAG
- the DMAC2 gene encoding distal membrane-arm assembly complex protein 2 isoform X3, which translates to MAPVWNRDTRGIHGLSKAVAPEGSRRKGRSLLQFLADHFYDVQALREYLLRKQVLKVHQKNRPFTHIKERFGPHAAGAYFILKQGGAVKFQGKEWIRPNTRGRFSLDFLTFPEVPVEAVDASGSAINYHGLDNLLALKELQSLWLRRCPHVDDWCLSRLHPLANSLQELSLAGCPRISERGLACLHHLQNLRRLDISDLPAVSNPGLTQILVEEMLPNCEVLGADWTQGLGLGPEEQSQDAASPIPA; encoded by the exons ATGGCACCAGTATGGAACCGGGATACCAGGGGCATCCATGGCCTAAGCAAGGCTGTGGCCCCAGAGGGCAGTCGGAGGAAGGGGAGGTCCCTGCTCCAGTTCCTGGCTGACCACTTCTATGACGTGCAGGCCCTCAGGGAGTACCTGCTCCGAAAGCAGGTATTGAAGGTGCACCAGAAAAATCG GCCCTTCACCCACATCAAGGAGCGCTTTGGTCCCCACGCCGCGGGTGCCTATTTCATCCTGAAGCAGGGCGGTGCAGTCAA GTTTCAGGGCAAGGAATGGATCCGGCCAAACACGCGTGGCCGCTTCTCTCTTGACTTCCTGACCTTCCCAGAGGTGCCTGTAGAGGCAGTCGATGCCAGCGGCAGTGCCATCAACTACCACGGCCTGGACAACCTCT TGGCCCTGAAGGAGCTCCAGTCCCTGTGGCTGCGGCGCTGCCCCCACGTGGATGACTGGTGTCTCAGCCGCCTCCACCCGCTGGCCAACTCATTGCAGGAGCTCTCCCTGGCCGGTTGTCCCCGAATCTCTGAACGGGGCCTTGCCTGCCTCCACCACCTCCA GAACCTCCGCAGGCTGGACATCTCCGACCTCCCTGCTGTGTCCAACCCAGGCCTCACGCAGATCCTGGTGGAAGAGATGTTGCCCAACTGCGAGGTTCTGGGGGCTGACTGGACCCAGGGCCTCGGGTTGGGGCCAGAGGAGCAGTCTCAGGACGCAGCCAGCCCCATCCCTGCCTAG
- the ERICH4 gene encoding glutamate-rich protein 4 — translation MELWGQLRQAGLLPPGLGPPPRALREVPPVGRAGQILLSPGADTAGARECMLWIWEELERLRQVDLQLLGRLCSLGLEMGALREELFTFLEEESLIEEEEEEEEEEEEPEGKQEEEHLGAFGSALHHQPPDFEMTI, via the exons ATGGAGCTGTGGGGGCAACTGAGGCAGGCGGGACTGTTGCCCCCGGGGCTgggcccccctccccgggccctgAGGGAGGTCCCCCCAGTGGGGAGAGCTGGCCAGATCCTCCTGTCCCCAGGGGCAGACACTGCAGGTGCCAGGGAGTGTATGCTGTGGATCTGGGAGGAGCTG GAGCGCCTCCGCCAAGTGGACCTCCAGCTGCTGGGCCGGCTGTGCAGTCTGGGGCTGGAGATGGGGGCACTTCGGGAGGAACTGTTcaccttcctggaggaggagagcctcatcgaggaagaagaggaagaagaggaggaggaggaagagcctgaggggaagcaggaggaggaacaccTGGGGGCCTTTGGCTCAGCCCTGCACCACCAGCCTCCTGACTTCGAGATGACCATCTGA